Proteins encoded together in one Triticum dicoccoides isolate Atlit2015 ecotype Zavitan chromosome 7B, WEW_v2.0, whole genome shotgun sequence window:
- the LOC119340391 gene encoding heavy metal-associated isoprenylated plant protein 28-like, translating to MTIVEMQMNIDCDGCEDNVRKALLRLQGVHYVDVDRARDKVTVTGTATQKKVLRAARRTGKLVVLWPSAYDPGYHHAYAHAQPAYYSYQAKPASAAHAHRYYNSVPHGRSGYMPAAQYGSASSYNYHVHGYYDSDLHGYYHEQQALSNAAVPADERSYFSDDNPSACSIM from the exons ATGACG ATCGTGGAGATGCAGATGAACATCGACTGCGACGGCTGCGAAGACAACGTGAGGAAGGCCCTTCTCAGGCTTCAAG GCGTGCACTACGTGGACGTGGACCGAGCGCGGGACAAGGTGACGGTGACCGGCACGGCGACCCAGAAGAAGGTGCTGCGCGCGGCGCGGCGCACGGGGAAGCTCGTCGTGCTGTGGCCGTCGGCGTACGACCCGGGCTACCACCACGCCTACGCTCACGCTCAGCCGGCCTACTACTCGTACCAGGCCAAGCCCGCCTCCGCCGCCCATGCGCACCGCTACTACAACAGCGTTCCGCACGGTAGGAGCGGCTACATGCCGGCGGCGCAGTACGGCAGCGCCAGCTCGTACAACTACCACGTCCATGGCTACTACGACTCGGACCTCCATGGGTACTACCACGAGCAGCAGGCGCTGTCCAACGCCGCCGTGCCTGCCGACGAGCGGAGCTACTTCAGCGACGACAACCCCAGCGCCTGCTCCATCATGTGA